One window of the Candidatus Zixiibacteriota bacterium genome contains the following:
- a CDS encoding hypothetical protein (Evidence 5 : Unknown function): MGFSEEIFSLKNNKGEMMYGVVHHPARPNGALVMMFNIGLHYRVCHSRLFVRQARDLQNRGFLVVRMDTSKVGYSHGEIPVGRAIDSYDAVQTGLFKDDALIFLTYLRDRFRPKKIFFTGLCGGALTAIIAGAAAGEVDGVVFIAGPVTVTSPEYELSTMHPFQADILVAGYLKRLMSPSAWARFFSGRTSYRSLFTSLKVKLATKFKRDNAGIGEATNMGGDEEENKGDLFNRVFYESFEALMRTERKILFLMPELDRATYDFDSIFARQVLGHFAQSSHLFKVARIPKANHTFSTPESTRCLFEETANWLNSNLS, from the coding sequence ATGGGTTTTTCGGAAGAAATATTCAGTCTTAAAAATAACAAGGGCGAAATGATGTACGGGGTGGTTCATCATCCCGCCCGGCCTAACGGGGCGCTGGTGATGATGTTCAATATCGGACTTCATTATCGGGTCTGCCATTCCCGCCTTTTTGTTCGTCAGGCGCGCGACTTGCAGAACAGAGGATTTTTGGTGGTGCGGATGGATACTTCCAAGGTCGGGTACAGCCACGGGGAGATTCCAGTCGGCCGGGCAATCGATTCATATGACGCCGTCCAGACGGGGTTATTCAAAGATGATGCTCTGATATTTTTAACGTACTTGCGAGACCGATTCCGGCCGAAGAAAATATTTTTCACCGGTCTGTGCGGGGGGGCTCTGACAGCGATTATAGCGGGAGCCGCGGCCGGTGAAGTTGACGGAGTGGTTTTTATTGCCGGTCCCGTGACAGTAACCTCGCCCGAATACGAACTCTCGACCATGCATCCCTTTCAAGCCGATATCCTGGTCGCGGGGTATCTGAAACGGTTGATGAGTCCTTCGGCTTGGGCCAGATTTTTTTCCGGACGAACCTCATATCGAAGCTTGTTCACTTCGCTTAAAGTCAAGCTGGCAACCAAATTCAAGAGGGATAACGCTGGCATCGGCGAGGCGACAAACATGGGCGGTGATGAAGAAGAAAATAAGGGAGACCTGTTTAACCGGGTCTTTTATGAATCATTCGAGGCCCTCATGAGAACCGAGCGGAAAATTCTTTTTCTTATGCCGGAGCTGGATCGCGCCACCTATGACTTTGACAGTATCTTCGCCAGGCAAGTGCTGGGTCATTTCGCGCAGTCGTCACATCTGTTTAAAGTGGCCCGGATACCGAAAGCCAATCATACTTTTTCCACCCCGGAATCGACGCGATGTCTTTTTGAAGAAACCGCCAACTGGCTCAATTCCAATCTTTCCTGA
- a CDS encoding putative GDSL-like Lipase/Acylhydrolase family protein (Evidence 3 : Putative function from multiple computational evidences), translating into MEKKWRNILIFSLIGNLFIIYVAYKALDYRRHVNYFLDKYTNVVDDFSSRRTFEAENRKVEGQPASPNRVVFIGSQITHGWELEKYFPEYETINRGIVGQRLAGFVLRFQSDVVDLKPAAVVVEFSSYNFRPENSQAELRDYIKSLADMAKANGIIPILTSVVPVGPDFASEIEVPYIVQDSLNLFNRWLSSYCTEKNIPLADFAGAVSDSSGYLAKEYSAGQILLNPAGYDRISRATREVLNRNKIGAK; encoded by the coding sequence ATGGAAAAGAAATGGCGAAATATTCTGATTTTTTCTCTGATTGGTAATTTGTTCATAATTTATGTGGCCTATAAAGCGCTTGATTACCGCCGCCACGTGAACTATTTTCTGGATAAATATACCAATGTGGTCGATGATTTTTCGAGCCGCCGTACTTTCGAAGCCGAAAATAGAAAAGTGGAGGGTCAGCCCGCTTCGCCGAACCGCGTGGTGTTCATCGGTTCGCAGATTACTCACGGCTGGGAACTTGAAAAATATTTCCCTGAATACGAAACTATTAATAGAGGTATTGTTGGTCAAAGGCTGGCCGGTTTTGTTCTCAGATTTCAGTCGGACGTGGTCGATTTGAAACCGGCTGCAGTGGTGGTGGAATTCAGTTCCTACAATTTCCGCCCGGAAAACAGCCAGGCCGAGTTGAGGGACTATATCAAGTCACTGGCCGATATGGCCAAAGCCAACGGAATAATTCCTATTCTAACTTCTGTCGTTCCGGTCGGACCGGATTTTGCCTCCGAGATCGAGGTGCCGTACATCGTGCAGGACAGTTTAAATTTGTTCAACCGCTGGCTGTCATCTTATTGTACCGAGAAAAATATCCCGCTGGCCGATTTTGCCGGGGCGGTGAGTGATTCTTCCGGTTATCTGGCGAAAGAATATTCAGCGGGCCAAATCTTGCTGAACCCGGCCGGGTACGATCGGATAAGTCGGGCCACTCGGGAAGTCTTGAACAGAAACAAAATTGGCGCGAAATAA
- a CDS encoding putative glycosyl transferase group 1 (Evidence 3 : Putative function from multiple computational evidences), with amino-acid sequence MKKVLIVSYVFPPMAAVGVHRIVNFCKFLPQFGWRPVVLTVKGGVNASWDATPLESIPETIIYRSLTFEPLLKREMNRQAKESYSPSESAEKKTGGDRRKSLLGRLKRFIRLSLSVPDYAIFWVPFGVIKGIKIVRKENISVIMSSSPPVSAHIVASLVARLTGRPHLVDFRDLWTLNHNYSQRGYPGYFMKYDRFWERMVLKRARLVTTASPGFSRQMESHLGGFLAGKIRTITNGFDYGEVDLGEELSRNEKKRLQFLYTGALYSHFNPIFFLESVAEWFKEDKFDPETVAIDFYGNCDYDYSDWVKRVGLEQIVKFHGFVPRAKLLPIIKEADCLLLLLGFRPEAANVIPAKLFEYLASGAKILALAPEGVASELIKKYGTGVCINREDRNVLKEVLRRIYLEWRNSPLQRRKYRYIEDIDRKKLTGRMAALLEHLTAAKNRGAAGSLPE; translated from the coding sequence GTGAAGAAGGTCCTGATCGTGTCATACGTGTTCCCGCCGATGGCGGCGGTCGGCGTGCACAGAATTGTGAACTTCTGCAAATTCCTTCCGCAATTCGGGTGGCGCCCGGTAGTGCTGACTGTCAAGGGAGGGGTCAATGCTTCCTGGGATGCCACCCCTCTGGAGTCTATTCCCGAGACAATTATCTACCGCTCATTGACTTTTGAACCGTTGCTTAAGCGAGAAATGAATCGTCAGGCCAAGGAATCATACAGCCCTTCAGAGAGCGCTGAGAAAAAAACGGGCGGCGATAGGAGAAAATCGCTTTTGGGTCGTCTGAAGCGGTTCATCCGTCTCTCCCTATCGGTGCCGGACTATGCTATTTTCTGGGTTCCCTTCGGGGTGATAAAAGGTATAAAAATCGTGCGCAAGGAAAATATTTCGGTCATTATGTCTTCGTCACCCCCGGTATCGGCCCACATAGTCGCTTCGCTCGTGGCCCGATTAACAGGTCGGCCCCATCTGGTTGATTTTCGTGACCTCTGGACTTTGAATCATAATTATAGCCAGAGAGGTTATCCGGGGTATTTCATGAAATATGACAGATTCTGGGAACGTATGGTTTTAAAAAGGGCAAGACTGGTTACCACGGCGTCGCCCGGTTTCAGCCGTCAGATGGAAAGTCATCTCGGCGGATTTCTGGCAGGAAAAATTCGGACTATTACCAATGGTTTCGACTACGGGGAAGTTGATCTCGGAGAAGAGTTGAGCAGAAATGAAAAAAAACGATTGCAGTTCCTTTATACGGGGGCGCTCTACAGTCATTTCAATCCGATCTTTTTTCTCGAATCGGTAGCGGAATGGTTTAAGGAGGATAAATTCGATCCGGAAACAGTGGCGATTGATTTTTACGGAAATTGCGACTATGATTACAGTGACTGGGTGAAGAGAGTGGGATTGGAGCAGATTGTAAAATTCCACGGATTTGTACCGAGAGCGAAGCTCTTACCGATTATAAAGGAGGCCGATTGCCTCCTGCTCCTGCTCGGTTTCAGGCCCGAGGCGGCCAATGTAATACCGGCCAAATTGTTTGAGTACCTGGCATCCGGAGCAAAGATATTAGCCCTGGCGCCGGAGGGGGTGGCCTCGGAATTAATTAAAAAGTACGGGACCGGGGTCTGTATAAATCGGGAAGATAGGAATGTTTTGAAAGAGGTATTAAGGCGGATTTATCTGGAATGGCGCAATTCGCCTTTGCAACGACGCAAATATCGATATATTGAAGATATAGACCGGAAAAAATTGACGGGACGAATGGCCGCTTTGCTGGAGCATCTTACTGCCGCCAAGAATCGTGGGGCGGCCGGATCCCTGCCGGAATAA
- a CDS encoding conserved hypothetical protein (Evidence 4 : Unknown function but conserved in other organisms), whose product MIAVDWEKVNFPNPSIIEKHDYFDRGGKKIFRAEYLPAGGFNSGVVLCSPFAEEKVRTLRIYVSLARALAAVGVGVVSFDYFGDGDSEGNFEEASLEDRLLDIESIFIDFRSRHRLEKSVLLGLRWGATLAALSAEKLSPDLLVLWEPIIDTGKFFYDYLRINLASQMLIEGKVSRNRDDLVRVMREGAAVTVEGYNITGRFYDGATAATLKGKAQNYPGAALIMQIAAAPDRIRPELETLRGAFDRAEIRAVPREFEWEKTETWRPAPPLLFGETFSFLERNGFFGRNIQS is encoded by the coding sequence ATGATAGCTGTCGATTGGGAAAAAGTTAATTTTCCAAATCCGTCAATAATTGAAAAGCATGATTATTTTGATCGCGGCGGCAAAAAGATTTTCCGAGCCGAATATCTTCCCGCGGGTGGATTTAATTCCGGGGTGGTTCTTTGTTCTCCTTTTGCGGAAGAGAAAGTCAGGACATTGCGCATCTATGTTTCGCTGGCCCGTGCTCTGGCGGCTGTCGGCGTGGGCGTCGTTAGCTTTGACTATTTCGGCGACGGCGACAGTGAAGGGAATTTTGAAGAAGCATCGCTTGAGGACCGTCTGCTGGACATTGAATCAATATTCATCGACTTCAGGAGCCGCCACCGCCTTGAAAAATCGGTGCTTTTGGGTCTTCGCTGGGGAGCCACTCTGGCGGCGCTGTCGGCGGAGAAATTGAGTCCTGATCTCCTGGTGCTCTGGGAACCGATAATAGATACCGGCAAATTTTTCTATGACTATTTACGAATCAACCTCGCTTCGCAAATGCTGATTGAGGGCAAGGTCTCCCGCAACCGCGATGACCTGGTGCGGGTTATGCGGGAGGGAGCGGCGGTCACGGTTGAGGGATATAATATCACCGGCAGATTTTATGACGGGGCGACGGCAGCGACATTAAAGGGAAAAGCCCAAAATTATCCCGGGGCGGCCCTGATCATGCAAATTGCGGCGGCGCCCGACAGGATTCGCCCCGAACTGGAAACGCTCCGGGGAGCGTTTGACCGGGCTGAAATTCGGGCCGTGCCACGTGAATTTGAATGGGAAAAGACAGAAACCTGGCGGCCGGCGCCGCCCTTATTGTTTGGTGAAACGTTCAGCTTTTTGGAAAGAAATGGGTTTTTCGGAAGAAATATTCAGTCTTAA
- a CDS encoding membrane hypothetical protein (Evidence 5 : Unknown function) yields the protein MAEPYQTYQPKPIVTAKGLIFLALIVGSLILGGLAALVNPLYLILGVVGLVVIFLMVKYDYFGLLVYLLVFLMRPGETYTFLAKVRIELILGACLAFLALIKNKYRYGHFTIPDNKLNLDMLLILGAMCLSFSLSSCKDCTINAIQELLKLAIFFLLIILTIDTRKKLEIFIWAFLLINAKLTFDINWGFYHGQAVYNQGLERATGGNSAMDNFNGIAITMNTMIPFAYYLFFYYREYWQKILMLGCLILFSWTLIITGSRGGLLGFLGILGIIWLQSKRKLALGLFFIVFMAAGWTMLGASSKARYETIFDKNLDESSENRVLAWEDGLEMAIIRPVTGVGAGAFAWARVERFGRYLNPHNMYIQVLAELGFIGAFIYFMFVIDIFRFNFRLLKSVPSRGSPLALLRPLSRAIIASCGSLLITGIFAHSAYRYTWYFVAALTVIAMQFVREMKAVEESSSAGNLAVSASGIDSGSKVNG from the coding sequence ATGGCGGAACCATATCAGACATATCAACCGAAGCCAATTGTCACGGCTAAAGGACTGATCTTCCTGGCTCTCATAGTCGGCAGTTTGATTTTGGGGGGGCTGGCGGCGTTGGTAAATCCCCTTTATTTGATTTTGGGCGTGGTCGGTTTGGTGGTCATTTTTCTCATGGTCAAATATGACTATTTCGGGCTTTTGGTTTATCTCCTCGTGTTTCTTATGCGGCCGGGTGAGACATACACTTTTCTGGCGAAAGTCCGCATCGAATTGATACTCGGAGCCTGCCTGGCGTTTCTGGCCCTGATAAAGAATAAATACCGCTACGGTCACTTTACAATCCCGGATAATAAACTTAATCTTGATATGCTTTTAATCCTGGGGGCGATGTGTCTATCCTTTTCGCTATCTTCGTGCAAGGATTGCACCATAAATGCGATTCAGGAATTGCTGAAACTGGCCATATTCTTCCTTCTGATAATACTTACCATAGACACACGCAAGAAATTGGAGATATTCATCTGGGCGTTTCTATTGATAAACGCCAAACTGACATTCGATATTAACTGGGGTTTTTATCATGGTCAGGCCGTCTACAATCAGGGGCTGGAAAGAGCCACCGGGGGAAATTCCGCAATGGACAATTTTAACGGTATCGCCATCACGATGAACACCATGATACCGTTCGCCTACTACCTGTTTTTCTATTACCGGGAGTACTGGCAGAAGATTTTGATGCTGGGGTGCCTGATTTTATTTTCCTGGACCCTTATTATCACCGGCTCGCGGGGCGGGTTATTGGGTTTCCTGGGGATACTGGGAATTATATGGCTGCAATCCAAAAGAAAACTGGCGTTAGGGTTATTTTTTATTGTTTTCATGGCGGCAGGATGGACCATGCTCGGCGCTTCCAGTAAGGCCAGATATGAGACTATCTTCGATAAAAATCTCGATGAATCATCGGAGAATCGGGTTCTGGCATGGGAAGACGGGCTGGAGATGGCCATTATTCGTCCTGTAACCGGCGTGGGAGCCGGGGCCTTTGCCTGGGCCCGAGTGGAAAGATTCGGGCGCTATCTCAATCCGCATAATATGTATATTCAGGTGCTCGCGGAATTGGGTTTTATCGGAGCCTTCATATATTTCATGTTTGTAATAGATATTTTTCGATTCAATTTCAGATTATTGAAAAGTGTGCCGTCCCGGGGATCGCCTTTAGCGCTTTTGAGACCGCTGTCGCGAGCGATCATTGCATCATGCGGATCTCTATTGATAACCGGCATTTTTGCCCATTCGGCATATCGCTATACCTGGTATTTCGTGGCGG
- a CDS encoding exported hypothetical protein (Evidence 5 : Unknown function), whose amino-acid sequence MSNLNQGPIFIFMAIAAIFAAVGSADAEGGLAGETTFNPGEILLRWTAPGDNGYTGRAAGYDIRYQAYSLGPLDTEAEWRNASRVLGEPSPSIAGVKDSMIVKSLVYGASFYFAMKTYDLAGNYSVLSNSPLVTAGDTLNCSYIPGDANADGYINIKDVACVVSYLYKEGFLPYPLQSADVDASGIINILDVSYVIKSIYHEGPDPVCY is encoded by the coding sequence ATGAGTAATTTGAACCAGGGACCTATATTTATATTTATGGCGATCGCAGCGATTTTTGCTGCTGTCGGAAGCGCAGACGCCGAGGGAGGACTGGCGGGAGAGACGACTTTTAATCCGGGGGAGATTTTGCTCCGCTGGACCGCACCCGGAGATAATGGATATACGGGTCGCGCCGCCGGCTATGATATAAGATACCAGGCCTATTCTTTGGGACCGCTGGACACCGAGGCGGAATGGAGAAATGCGTCACGGGTGTTGGGAGAACCAAGTCCGTCGATAGCGGGAGTAAAGGACTCCATGATTGTCAAGAGCCTGGTATACGGTGCCAGTTTTTATTTCGCGATGAAAACCTATGATTTGGCCGGGAATTATTCGGTCCTTTCCAACTCGCCGCTGGTGACGGCCGGGGACACTTTGAACTGCAGTTATATTCCGGGCGATGCCAATGCGGACGGATATATTAATATCAAGGATGTCGCCTGTGTCGTTTCTTACCTTTATAAAGAGGGGTTCCTGCCGTACCCTCTTCAGTCGGCCGATGTCGATGCCTCAGGGATAATCAATATTCTTGACGTCAGTTATGTCATAAAGTCGATATACCACGAAGGTCCCGATCCGGTATGTTATTGA
- a CDS encoding hypothetical protein (Evidence 5 : Unknown function) codes for MKNFMVVILILSLAGNLIGAYFIYKALKLRGEIRQYQNYHADLKAKYESLKADFGGIAVYKAENERLLKETSPEQRKKMTILFGASITKGFDAEKYLPGKGLINRGIGSQSDTQLLARFSPDVLRLEPGNVVLKFCSGNFTPKADIQAIWDEYELMAMEAAGHNIKPILATVLPATKSAEEYPDYSIAAQVKDFNSRVRELGAKHGFIIADYYEALSDKDGYLPDSLARDSIHPNEKGYAIMANVLGPILD; via the coding sequence ATGAAAAACTTTATGGTGGTTATACTGATCTTGTCGCTGGCGGGGAATTTGATAGGTGCCTATTTTATCTATAAGGCCCTGAAGCTTCGTGGTGAAATTCGTCAGTATCAGAATTATCATGCGGATTTAAAGGCCAAGTATGAGTCGCTCAAAGCCGATTTTGGAGGCATTGCAGTCTATAAAGCGGAGAACGAGCGGCTCCTGAAAGAAACCTCACCGGAACAGAGGAAAAAGATGACGATTCTTTTTGGGGCATCGATTACCAAGGGATTCGATGCTGAGAAATATTTACCCGGTAAGGGACTTATCAATCGCGGTATCGGTTCGCAGTCGGACACCCAGTTATTGGCCCGCTTCTCGCCCGATGTCCTCAGGCTTGAACCGGGGAATGTTGTGTTAAAATTCTGCTCCGGGAATTTCACGCCGAAAGCCGACATTCAGGCAATATGGGATGAGTATGAATTGATGGCGATGGAAGCGGCCGGCCATAATATAAAGCCGATTCTGGCAACTGTCCTTCCGGCTACGAAGAGCGCGGAGGAGTATCCCGATTATAGTATTGCGGCGCAGGTTAAAGACTTTAATTCGCGAGTCAGGGAATTGGGGGCGAAACACGGGTTTATAATAGCCGACTATTATGAGGCCCTGTCGGATAAGGACGGTTACCTTCCCGATTCGCTGGCCCGGGACTCCATCCATCCAAATGAGAAGGGATATGCGATAATGGCGAATGTTCTGGGGCCGATTCTGGATTGA
- a CDS encoding putative Glycosyl transferase family 2 (Evidence 3 : Putative function from multiple computational evidences), translating into MTKLVVVIVSWNTVDLTRDCLRTLFTEIAPIDHEVWMVDNDSRDDSAAMVRREFPSVKLIQNRTNVGFAKANNQILSQAEGEYYLLLNTDTIIPQDSIRKLIQFMDENPDAGAAGPKLKNALGAAERGLKPLPTLGGEIRYCLASHFYPLNSIFQRMLAGSRNREESTLGSIEAEVLSAACLIIRREVIKKVGLLAEDYFLFSEENDYFYRMKQAGFRGYYLPQIEVIHLIGMSRKKRQNFDSDLNFFKSRMLFFRKFHPGIMPLFKLNYYFFFVWSYTMAGLKGFLKRPPSEENYAELYCRLLGILRRGGRE; encoded by the coding sequence ATGACGAAACTGGTTGTAGTCATAGTCAGCTGGAACACGGTCGACCTGACGCGGGATTGCCTGCGGACCCTTTTCACCGAAATCGCCCCGATAGATCATGAAGTCTGGATGGTGGATAATGATTCCAGGGACGATTCCGCGGCAATGGTGCGGAGGGAATTTCCGTCAGTGAAATTGATTCAGAACCGGACAAATGTCGGCTTTGCCAAAGCGAACAACCAGATCCTGAGTCAAGCCGAAGGCGAATATTATCTTCTGCTGAATACCGATACGATTATTCCACAGGATTCAATCCGCAAGTTGATTCAATTCATGGACGAGAACCCGGACGCCGGGGCGGCCGGCCCAAAATTGAAAAATGCTCTGGGTGCCGCGGAAAGGGGTCTGAAACCGCTCCCGACTCTGGGCGGAGAGATCCGCTATTGTCTCGCTTCGCATTTCTACCCGCTCAATTCGATTTTCCAAAGGATGCTCGCGGGCTCCCGAAACCGCGAAGAAAGTACCCTCGGGTCAATCGAGGCCGAGGTTCTTTCGGCGGCTTGTTTGATAATCCGTCGCGAGGTAATTAAAAAGGTCGGATTATTGGCTGAAGATTATTTTCTTTTTTCCGAGGAAAATGATTATTTCTACCGGATGAAGCAGGCCGGATTCAGAGGATATTATCTTCCCCAAATTGAAGTAATACACCTTATCGGGATGAGCCGCAAGAAGCGTCAGAACTTCGATTCGGATTTGAATTTCTTCAAGAGCCGGATGCTTTTCTTCAGGAAATTCCATCCCGGGATAATGCCGCTGTTCAAATTGAATTATTATTTCTTTTTTGTCTGGTCCTATACGATGGCCGGATTGAAGGGATTTTTGAAAAGACCGCCGTCCGAGGAGAATTATGCCGAGCTCTATTGCCGTTTGCTCGGGATTCTCCGGAGAGGAGGGAGGGAGTGA